From the genome of Planococcus sp. MSAK28401:
CAAATACCATCACTCGTCTCGAGTTGATTGTTTCAGACGAAAATACTCCAGCTCAAAAGCTTTTTGAGAAAAATGGATATGAACCAGAAGGTATTCGTAAAAACTCAATAATAACCAATAATAAACTGCACAATGAAATTTATATGGCTAAGTTTTTAGATTCCCCAAAAAGAACAAGAGCTTCGAACTCATATTATGCCCAATGATGCGTTTTTGATTCTACATCATTAGTCGACTCTTGCAGTGTAAACCATTTGCAGTTGCTACCCTTCCTATAGGCAATATCGAGACCATTTAGTCAACTGTCATCGTCTACAAAATCTTCAGTTCGACGTATCTCAAGGCATGATTAGTTTTGGCTTATGTTCAAATAGTTTTTTATTAAAGGCAAAATTTGAGCTAATAATTCTTCATCAGTTAGTTCAATTCCGCGCTCAGTCCAGAACGTGTATGCAGTACCTTTAAGGGCATCTAGTGTATTAACTTCACGGTAAGGGTTATCTTTGCAACAAAATACAGATGAGTTATGAAACGCCTTTACGTAGTTAATTTGTTCAGTGATAGCTTCTGTATTTATATTGTCGTTACTTGGACTGTAAACTAGAGTATAAAAATTCGAATTGTGAAGTGTTCTATTGTTTGAAATGAAAACCTCGGGGGGCAACATGCTTTCTTGCCAATAGACAATCTCTACATTTGAATTTAAAGCATGCAACCCGACTTCAGTTAAAGAATCGTTCCACATCCTCGGCTTGTAACCGCATTGTTCGACATAGTTAGAAACTATGTTCATAAACCTTATATATTCATCTTGAAAGCTAATTGTTCCTGGTACTTCGTCACCGCCTATTGAGAATATGAGCTGTCCTTTATATTTATCTTGCTTAAACAACGAGGCTATTTCCTCAATCAAGTATTTGACATGTGTTGCTGCACTGGGATTATCAAAGTAGTCAACTAGATTGTCATCGAAGTCTGACACAATCGATTTATAAAATTTTTTATCGAACCTTTCTTTCACCAGATTCAACCACCCTTTTGAATGGCTTGGA
Proteins encoded in this window:
- a CDS encoding family 20 glycosylhydrolase; this translates as MPNRIKKELFHLPKHLHEEATRSRLISGVILDTSRRHVSLMFLMRIIDEIQSSGGDYLQLHFSDAEGYRVFSEILGQTSTKTNDQYLTKGEILELITYANDRDVMIIPDFDVPSHSKGWLNLVKERFDKKFYKSIVSDFDDNLVDYFDNPSAATHVKYLIEEIASLFKQDKYKGQLIFSIGGDEVPGTISFQDEYIRFMNIVSNYVEQCGYKPRMWNDSLTEVGLHALNSNVEIVYWQESMLPPEVFISNNRTLHNSNFYTLVYSPSNDNINTEAITEQINYVKAFHNSSVFCCKDNPYREVNTLDALKGTAYTFWTERGIELTDEELLAQILPLIKNYLNISQN